The DNA segment aataatatgataactgatcataatatagatgtgctctgtttgacagaaacctggctaaaacctgatgattacattatttgaaatgagtccaccccccaagattactgttataaacacgagccacgtctaaaaggcaaaggtggaggtgttgcttcaatttataacaacgttttcaggatttctcagagggcaggcttcaagtataactggtttgaagtaatggtgctacatataacattatccagagaaacaaatgttaatgataaatcccctgttatgtttgtactggctactgtacacaggccaccaggccaccatacagactttattaaagagtttgctgattttacatccgaattagttctggctgcagataaagttttaatagttggtgattttaatatccatgtcgataatgaaaaagatgcattgggatcagcatttatagacattctgaactctattggtgttagacaacatgtttcaggacctactcattgtcgaaatcatactctagatttaatactgtcacatggaattgatgttgatagtgttgaaattattcagccaagtgatgatatctcagatcattatttagttctgtgcaaacttcatatagccaaaattgtaaattctacttcttgttacaagtatcgaagaaccatcacttctaccgcaaaagactgcttttttaagttatcttcctgatgtatccaaattccttagcatatccaaaacctcagaacaacttgatgatgtaacagaaactatggactctctcttttctagcactttaaatacagttgctcctttacgcttaaggaaggttaaggaaaacagtttgacaccatggtataatgagcatactcgcaccctaaagagagcagcccgaaaaatggagcgcagctggaggaaaacaaaactagaggtatttcgtattgcttggcgggaaagtaacatatcctacagaaaagcattaaaaactgctagatctgattacttttcttctcttttagaagaaaacaaacataaccccaggtatttattcaatacagtggctaaattaattaaaaataaagcctcaacaagtgttgacatttcccaacaccacagcagtaatgactttatgaactactttacttctaaaatcgatactattagagataaaattgcaaccattcagccgtcagctacagtatcacatcagacagtgcactatagaccccctgaggaacagttccactcattctctactataggagaggaagaattgtataaacttgttaaatcatctaaacctacaacatgtatgttagaccctataccatctaagctcctaaaagaggtgcttccagaagttaatggtcctcttttgactattattaattcctcattgtcattaggatatgtccccaaaactttcaaactggctgttattaagcctctcataaaaaaaccacaacttgaccccaaagaactagttaattatagaccaatctcgaatctcccttttctgcccaagatactagaaaaggtggtatcctcacaattatgttccttcttagagaaaaatggtatatgtgaggatttccagtcaggatttagccgtatcatagtactgagactgctctccttagagttacaaatgatctgctcttatcatctgatcgtgggtgtatctctctattagttttattggatcttagtgctgcgtttgacacaattgaccacagcattcttttgcatagacttgaacactttgttggcatcagtggaagtgcactagcatggtttaaatcgtacttatatgaccgccatcagttcgtagcagtgaatgaagatgtatcatatcgatcacaagtgcagtatggagtacctcaaggctcagtactagggccgctactcttcacactttatatgttacccttgggagatatcatcaggaaacatggtgttagctttcactgttatgctgatgatactcagctctataattcttcacggcccagtgaaacacaccaatttgaaaaactaatggaatgcacagaggtgggtagtaacgagttacatttacttcgttacatttacttgagtaatttttcggggtaacgaatacttttcggagtatatttaaagatgggtactttatactcttacttgagtacattttttgggaaaaatctgtacttttacttcgttactgtgggcgacgcccctctcgttactttatcttaatgcaataaatgcttcagtttattccaaacgcgccgtctacttttctctggacaatgagcgatgcccattcgcgaatgattcattcttttgagtcaactctgttcaaaggcttgatcaaaccaatggGCAaatgagtgaattggttcatgaatcagtttgaatgagtcgttcagttccatgctgcacgcgctgagctctgaagcggttcactcagagttgtaacgtttaagaatatcagcagcgttgaaatcgcggctatggaactgcactgaattgaaagctaatctgcaaaggctattctttgcttgcgatggagatccttattagatgaacgcgtgtgctgtctactgtttaacaggtaataacttgggctacattcgattacagtacacgataccactgtgacattagtttgttgtacgtgtgtggcttataacaggttgaatgcagcttccaaaagacaaagaatagccgattgagattttattaattttaatacaatcacaccagtgcgagtacgttcagcaagtcatatcatcagctgctaaattcagatctgtgatcgcttgctggcgctgagccagagaaagacgcgtttttacagcgctgcgcattaaccaatcacacacggttctgttgagcttttgagtgcaatggccaatcagaggtgttccgatgagtcatcgctgaaatgccggtgctttcttcactcgctcacttactgaatacctctttctgccgaattctct comes from the Carassius gibelio isolate Cgi1373 ecotype wild population from Czech Republic chromosome B9, carGib1.2-hapl.c, whole genome shotgun sequence genome and includes:
- the LOC127964937 gene encoding uncharacterized protein LOC127964937 isoform X12, with product MDSLFSSTLNTVASLRLRKVKENSLTPWYNEHTRTLKRAARKMERSWRKTKLEVFRIAWRESNISYRKALKTARSDYFSSLLEENKHNPRYLFNTVAKLIKNKASTSVDISQHHSSNDFMNYFTSKIDTIRDKIATIQPSATVSHQTVHYRPPEEQFHSFSTIGEEELYKLVKSSKPTTCMLDPIPSKLLKEVLPEVNGPLLTIINSSLSLGYVPKTFKLAVIKPLIKKPQLDPKELVNYRPISNLPFLPKILEKVVSSQLCSFLEKNGICEDFQSGFSRIIVLRLLSLELQMICSYHLIVGVSLY